Proteins encoded by one window of Musa acuminata AAA Group cultivar baxijiao chromosome BXJ2-9, Cavendish_Baxijiao_AAA, whole genome shotgun sequence:
- the LOC135622507 gene encoding trihelix transcription factor ENAP1-like yields the protein MDSGRRHLHHHHHAGGGGREDIWSEDATGALIDAWGDRHLRLSRGSLRQKDWKEVADAVNERREAVGKPPKTDAQCKNRIDTLKKKYKIEKAKPGPSEWSFFSRLDLLIGDAATEPYHRPTPSLRLQHSHPLPKRHPSLVSTVKHRNPNGAVYLGGSSESSPEFGDGNDDEDIEADAEADEDDDDEQERKLNGMFAGALAGKRRRDWGVYGCGMGDGDGGHGPFSELARAIMKFADVYERVENSKQRQMMELELKRMEFAKDLEFQRMQMIIEAQIEVEKMKRRKNTSGSGKS from the exons ATGGATTCcggccgccgtcatctccaccaccaccaccatgccGGCGGAGGAGGGCGGGAGGATATCTGGAGCGAGGACGCGACGGGCGCCCTCATCGATGCCTGGGGCGATCGGCACCTCCGCCTCAGCCGGGGCAGCCTCCGGCAGAAGGACTGGAAAGAGGTGGCGGACGCCGTGAACGAGCGGCGGGAGGCGGTGGGGAAGCCCCCCAAGACCGACGCCCAGTGCAAGAACCGGATCGACACCCTCAAGAAGAAGTACAAGATCGAGAAGGCGAAGCCTGGGCCGTCGGAGTGGTCCTTCTTCTCGCGCCTCGATCTCCTCATCGGAGACGCCGCCACCGAGCCCTACCACCGCCCGACGCCATCCTTAAGATTGCAGCATTCTCACCCCCTGCCTAAACGTCACCCTTCGCTCGTTTCAACCGTCAAGCATCGGAACCCTAACGGGGCCGTGTATTTGGGGGGATCATCAGAGAGCTCTCCCGAGTTCGGCGACGGCAATGATGACGAGGATATTGAAGCCGACGCAGAGGCGgacgaggatgatgatgatgagcaggAGCGTAAGCTTAATGGGATGTTTGCCGGTGCATTGGCCGGGAAGCGGCGAAGAGATTGGGGGGTTTATGGTTGTGGCATGGGTGATGGTGATGGAGGCCACGGGCCGTTTAGTGAATTGGCAAGGGCGATCATGAAATTTGCTGATGTTTATGAGAGAGTGGAAAACTCGAAGCAGCGGCAGATGATGGAGTTGGAACTAAAACGGATGGAGTTTGCAAAGGATCTCGAGTTCCAGAGGATGCAGATGATCATTGAAGCTCAAATCGAGGTGGAGAAGATGAAGCGGCGAAAGAACACGTCTGGATCTG GAAAGAGTTGA
- the LOC135622506 gene encoding zinc transporter 6, chloroplastic-like has translation MSGCDVGDASRAQWCRNGAAAQQLKLVSIGIILVTSAVGISSPVVLARVFEGKPAYGRALLLIKCFAAGVVLSTALVHVLPDAFDALADCQVAARHPWRDFPFSGLLTLIGALLALLVDVVATSHAVAGSAGKQQYQPVELEEGKRKPAAASVSAVAMGGCHGHHGVADEQEGEEEEGDQGSEEERLAKLKQRMVSQVLEIGIVFHSVIIGVTMGMSQNQCAIRPLVVALAFHQIFEGLGLGGCIAQAGFGFGTVAYMCLMFSVTTPMGIILGMIVFYMTGYDDSNPNALISEGLLGSLSAGVLIYMALVDLIAVDFFHNKAMSSSSQLKKACYVALVLGSASMSILALWA, from the exons ATGTCGGGGTGCGATGTCGGTGACGCCAGCCGCGCCCAGTGGTGCCGCAAcggggcggcggcgcagcagctcaAGCTGGTGTCCATCGGCATCATCCTGGTGACTAGCGCCGTCGGGATCTCGTCGCCGGTGGTCCTCGCCCGCGTCTTCGAGGGGAAGCCCGCCTACGGCCGCGCCCTCCTCCTCATCAAATGCTTTGCTGCCGGCGTCGTCCTCTCTACCGCCCTCGTCCACGTCCTCCCCGATGCCTTCGACGCCCTCGCCGACTGCCAGGTCGCCGCTCGCCATCCCTGGCGCGACTTTCCCTTCTCTGGCCTCCTCACTCTTATCGGCGCCCTCCTTGCCCTCCTCGTCGACGTCGTTGCCACCTCCCACGCTGTTGCCGGCTCCGCCGGCAAGCAGCAGTACCAGCCCGTCGAACTCGAGGAGGGCAAGCGGAAGCCCGCGGCGGCGTCGGTGTCGGCGGTGGCGATGGGTGGGTGCCACGGGCACCACGGAGTAGCGGACGagcaggagggggaggaggaggaaggggatcagggaagcgaggaggagaggctgGCGAAGCTGAAGCAGAGGATGGTGTCGCAGGTGCTGGAGATTGGGATTGTGTTCCATTCCGTGATCATCGGGGTGACGATGGGGATGTCGCAGAACCAGTGCGCAATTAGGCCGCTTGTCGTAGCCCTTGCCTTCCACCAGATCTTTGAAGGGTTGGGGCTCGGCGGATGCATCGCTCAG GCTGGATTTGGCTTCGGAACAGTGGCTTACATGTGCCTCATGTTCTCAGTGACTACGCCAATGGGGATAATATTGGGAATGATTGTTTTCTATATGACTGGCTACGACGACAGCAACCCAAATGCCCTGATATCAGAAGGATTGCTAGGTTCTCTTTCTGCAGGCGTCCTAATATATATGGCACTTGTTGATCTAATAGCTGTAGATTTCTTCCACAACAAGGCCATGTCTTCGAGTTCTCAGTTGAAGAAGGCATGTTATGTGGCTTTAGTCCTTGGATCTGCTTCGATGTCTATACTTGCACTTTGGGCTTAG